The DNA segment AAACGCGATTATAGTGCTTTTAGACTCGCTTTAAGTATTGCCATAATTTTGGTATTAGAGTGCTAGAGGAGGAGCGATTTTGCGAGTTTTTTATACGGATACATTCGTTCTACCACTACCCGATGGCCATAAATTCCCAATGGAGAAATACTGCCGAGTGCGCGAAACCCTACTAGAACAGCAGGTTATTAACCCTTCGGACTTGAAAATTCCTCGACGAGCAACCCGGCAAGAACTCTCCCAGGCCCACGACCCACATTACGTCCAACGCGTCCTAGAGGGGCAACTTACAGCCAAAGAGACACGTCGTATCGGTTTCCCGTGGTCTGATGCTATGGTCGAGCGCTCCCGGCGATCTGTCGGCGCTACTTTGGAAGCGACTTCGGCAGCAATAAAGCATGGGCTCGGAATCAATCTCGCCGGTGGCACGCACCACGGGTTTGCAGACCGAGGTGAAGGCTTTTGCGTGTTTAACGATGTGGTCGTCGCGGCCCGTCAAATCCAACATCAGCACCCCAATGCTCAGATTTTGGTCATCGATTGTGATGTCCATCAAGGCAACGGTACTGCAGCGATGACACAAGACACTGCCTCGATTTTTACCTTTTCGATTCACGGTGCCCGAAATTTCCCTTACCGAAAACAAGTCAGTGATCTCGACGTTGCCCTTGCCGATGGTACCGGTGACAGTGATTACTTAGACTCTCTAGAGAATGCGCTCCAGACCATTGATGCCCGATTTGACCCCGATATTGTGTTCTACCTAGCTGGAGCAGATCCCTACGAGGGAGATCGCTTTGGAAGACTCGGTGTTAGTAAAAAAGGGCTCCAAGAGCGTGACCACCGGGTCTTCTCTTGGTGTGAAAGTCAAAAGATTCCGTTGGTCATCACCATGTCGGGTGGCTACGCAAAAGATATCAGTGATATTGTAGACATTCATGTGGCTACCGTAAATTGCGCTCTCCACCAGTTCAAATTCCAGTCGGCAAACTTTGCTTCTAGGAGTTCATGATGATTACAGGCTCACTGCTTACCGCTTTTGGATGTTTGTTCTTTCTAATGAGTGAGTACAAGCAAAACCAAATAGGTATTTGGATCTTCAAGACGTTGGCCGCTCTTGGCTTCATCGTCGTCGCACTTGGTGCAGGAGCAACTTCAACGCCATATGGAGTCACGATTCTCATCGGGCTCTTTCTTTGTTTAGGCGGTGACGTCCTCTTAATCCCCAAGTCGAAAATTATTTTTTTATTGGGTATCGGTTCGTTTCTACTCGGTCACATCGCATTCGCCATTGCCTTTGGGCAGGCAGGGTTCGACGTAAACTCTGCCCTCATAGTCACTGTGCCCATGCTCATACTCTCGGGATTTATATTGCGATGGCTTTGGCCCCATCTGGACAGTTTGATGCAAAAAGCCGTACCCGCGTAC comes from the Deltaproteobacteria bacterium genome and includes:
- a CDS encoding histone deacetylase translates to MRVFYTDTFVLPLPDGHKFPMEKYCRVRETLLEQQVINPSDLKIPRRATRQELSQAHDPHYVQRVLEGQLTAKETRRIGFPWSDAMVERSRRSVGATLEATSAAIKHGLGINLAGGTHHGFADRGEGFCVFNDVVVAARQIQHQHPNAQILVIDCDVHQGNGTAAMTQDTASIFTFSIHGARNFPYRKQVSDLDVALADGTGDSDYLDSLENALQTIDARFDPDIVFYLAGADPYEGDRFGRLGVSKKGLQERDHRVFSWCESQKIPLVITMSGGYAKDISDIVDIHVATVNCALHQFKFQSANFASRSS
- a CDS encoding lysoplasmalogenase, translating into MITGSLLTAFGCLFFLMSEYKQNQIGIWIFKTLAALGFIVVALGAGATSTPYGVTILIGLFLCLGGDVLLIPKSKIIFLLGIGSFLLGHIAFAIAFGQAGFDVNSALIVTVPMLILSGFILRWLWPHLDSLMQKAVPAYIAAITVMVILAVGCAVKHDAPWVAIGAIGFMFSDIAVARERFVSSNLLNKLWGTPLYFGSQIVIASTTAINVIQVNT